From the Candidatus Delongbacteria bacterium genome, one window contains:
- a CDS encoding ROK family protein yields MNESPGLVLGIDIGGTNTPFGLVDGQGGLQLEERLETRAEQPLPQLLDRLFQCLEEGLRHRPELGPPRAIGVGAPNANALTGWVESPPNICWGTVDLVGELRRRSGLPVFLTNDANAAALGEWTYGAGRGASDVLVITLGTGLGSGLIVGGELVHGASGHAGELGHICIEPGGRACNCGLEGCLETYVSAGGLLRTAVELGLALEPWCRSGEAPSPRALHQAAEAGDPRAAQVFELSGARLARGLATAIHILSPGRIVVCGGITRAGEWLLEPVRRQLPPLLLEPFRDSYTLLRGELDPDRAGVLGAAAWARRGLAGTTHV; encoded by the coding sequence ATGAACGAATCCCCCGGCCTGGTGCTGGGCATCGACATCGGCGGCACCAACACGCCCTTCGGACTGGTGGATGGGCAGGGCGGCCTGCAGCTGGAGGAACGGCTGGAGACCCGGGCCGAGCAGCCGCTGCCCCAGTTGCTGGACCGGCTTTTCCAGTGTTTGGAGGAGGGACTCCGGCACCGGCCGGAACTGGGCCCTCCGCGGGCCATCGGCGTGGGCGCGCCCAACGCCAACGCGCTCACCGGCTGGGTGGAGTCGCCGCCCAACATCTGCTGGGGCACCGTCGATCTGGTGGGCGAGCTGCGCCGGCGCAGCGGCCTGCCGGTCTTTCTGACCAACGACGCCAACGCCGCCGCGCTGGGCGAATGGACCTACGGGGCCGGCCGGGGCGCCTCCGACGTGCTGGTGATCACGCTGGGCACGGGCCTGGGCAGCGGCCTGATCGTCGGCGGCGAGCTGGTGCACGGGGCCAGCGGCCACGCCGGCGAGCTGGGACACATCTGCATCGAGCCCGGCGGGCGGGCCTGCAATTGCGGCCTGGAGGGCTGTCTGGAGACCTACGTCTCCGCCGGCGGCCTGCTGCGCACGGCCGTGGAGTTGGGTCTGGCCCTCGAGCCTTGGTGCCGCTCCGGCGAGGCGCCCAGCCCGCGGGCCCTGCACCAGGCCGCCGAAGCCGGCGATCCGCGGGCGGCCCAGGTCTTCGAACTCAGCGGCGCGCGGTTGGCCCGGGGCCTGGCCACGGCCATCCACATCCTCAGCCCGGGCCGGATCGTGGTCTGCGGCGGCATCACGCGGGCCGGCGAGTGGCTGCTGGAACCCGTCCGCCGTCAGTTGCCCCCGCTGCTGCTGGAGCCGTTCCGGGACAGCTACACGCTGCTGCGTGGCGAACTGGATCCCGACCGCGCCGGCGTGTTGGGCGCCGCCGCCTGGGCGCGGCGCGGGCTGGCCGGAACGACCCATGTCTGA
- a CDS encoding ABC transporter substrate-binding protein produces MTHTLRRWTGALAACALIGLAGCGQPQPAGGRDHVRIALNWFPEPEHGGFYAALVHGYYQEAGLDVEILPGGPDVPLLQQVAAGQVTFGVENADLILIGRAAGVPVQSVLAPIQVSPRCIMVHEESGITRLEDLRDLTLAMSPQNPFYHYLLRRVPLTGVTVVPYPGSVARFLVDKNYGQQGYVFSEPLLARREGARPRSLLLSEIGFNPYTSTLFCTDELARTRPDLVRRVVAASIRGWQQYLRDPAATQRRLQELNPEMTPDVLAGGLEALRPLVLPAGSRPESIGRMSAARWDELLAQLEECGVVPGGKTTAAAAYSLDFLPVPAGE; encoded by the coding sequence ATGACTCACACCCTGAGACGCTGGACGGGCGCGCTGGCGGCCTGCGCCCTGATCGGCCTGGCGGGCTGCGGCCAGCCACAGCCGGCGGGCGGGCGCGACCACGTCCGCATCGCGCTGAACTGGTTTCCGGAGCCCGAGCACGGCGGTTTCTACGCGGCCCTGGTGCACGGCTACTACCAGGAGGCGGGCCTGGACGTGGAGATCCTGCCCGGCGGACCGGACGTGCCGCTGCTCCAGCAGGTGGCCGCGGGCCAGGTGACCTTCGGCGTGGAGAACGCCGACCTGATCCTGATCGGCCGCGCGGCGGGCGTGCCCGTGCAGAGCGTGCTGGCACCCATCCAGGTGAGTCCGCGCTGCATCATGGTCCACGAGGAATCCGGCATCACGCGGCTGGAGGACCTGCGTGACCTGACCCTGGCCATGTCGCCCCAGAACCCCTTCTACCACTACCTGCTGCGCCGCGTGCCGCTGACGGGTGTGACCGTGGTGCCCTACCCGGGCAGCGTGGCGCGTTTCCTGGTGGACAAGAACTACGGCCAGCAGGGCTACGTGTTCAGCGAGCCCCTGCTGGCGCGGCGCGAGGGCGCCCGGCCGCGCAGCCTGCTGCTCTCGGAGATCGGCTTCAACCCCTACACCAGCACGCTGTTCTGCACCGACGAGCTGGCGCGCACGCGGCCCGACCTCGTGCGCCGGGTGGTGGCGGCCTCCATCCGCGGCTGGCAGCAGTATCTGCGGGATCCCGCCGCGACCCAGCGCCGCCTGCAGGAACTCAATCCCGAGATGACCCCCGACGTGCTGGCGGGCGGACTGGAAGCCCTGCGTCCGCTGGTGCTGCCGGCAGGTTCAAGGCCGGAGAGCATCGGCCGCATGAGTGCCGCGCGCTGGGACGAGCTGCTCGCCCAACTGGAGGAGTGCGGCGTGGTCCCCGGCGGCAAGACGACGGCCGCCGCGGCCTACAGCCTGGACTTCCTGCCCGTGCCGGCCGGCGAGTAG
- a CDS encoding DUF4070 domain-containing protein, whose amino-acid sequence MQCLFINPEFPDTFWSFRHALSFTKRKAALPPLGLLTVAALLPAAWPKRLVDLNVRGLSAEDLAWAETVFIGGMSVQGPSAKLAIRHCREAGLRVVAGGPLFTMEPERWPEVDHLVLGEAELSLPPFLADLAAGRARHLYEAVGRAELAQSPVPLWELARLEDYMTASLQVTRGCPYDCDFCNVTGLLGRHPRRKTTAQVLQELNLLWEMGWRKGVFFVDDNFIGQRPLVQRELIPALLDWRRAGPGGRPRRGMPFNTQVSIDLADDPELLRGMVQAGFDAVFIGLETTEEESLAECHKRQNLGRDLGADVRRIQRAGLQVQGGFIVGFDHDGAGIFKRQLDFIQRSGIVTAMVGLLQAPPGTRLHERLSAEGRLTERDWGDNADGGTNIVPRMDLSLLRAGYFSLMRRLYTPSVYYARIRGFLREYRPAGVRAPLDRDRLTAFLRSLWRLGVLGRERFHYWRLLQWTLLHRPRSLQMAVTLAIYGRHFRRVCELHLKG is encoded by the coding sequence GTGCAGTGTCTGTTCATCAACCCCGAATTCCCCGACACCTTCTGGAGCTTTCGGCACGCCCTGAGTTTCACCAAGCGCAAGGCCGCCCTGCCGCCGCTGGGCCTGCTCACCGTGGCGGCCCTGTTGCCCGCGGCTTGGCCCAAGCGCCTGGTGGACTTGAATGTGCGCGGCCTGAGCGCGGAGGATCTGGCCTGGGCCGAGACCGTCTTCATCGGCGGGATGAGCGTCCAGGGGCCCTCCGCCAAACTGGCCATCCGCCACTGCCGGGAGGCCGGCCTGCGCGTGGTGGCCGGCGGCCCGCTCTTCACCATGGAGCCCGAGCGCTGGCCGGAGGTGGACCACCTGGTGCTGGGCGAGGCCGAGCTCAGCCTGCCGCCTTTCCTGGCCGACCTGGCCGCCGGCCGGGCGCGCCACCTCTACGAGGCCGTGGGCCGCGCCGAACTGGCGCAGTCGCCCGTGCCGCTCTGGGAGCTGGCCCGGCTCGAGGACTACATGACCGCCAGCCTCCAGGTCACCCGCGGCTGTCCCTACGACTGCGACTTCTGCAACGTCACCGGCCTGCTGGGACGCCATCCGCGCCGCAAAACCACGGCCCAGGTGCTCCAGGAGCTGAACCTGCTCTGGGAGATGGGCTGGCGCAAGGGCGTGTTCTTCGTGGACGACAACTTCATCGGACAGCGGCCCCTCGTGCAGCGGGAGCTGATTCCCGCGCTGCTGGACTGGCGCCGCGCCGGGCCCGGCGGCCGGCCGCGCCGGGGCATGCCCTTCAACACCCAGGTGAGCATCGACCTGGCCGACGACCCGGAGCTGTTGCGCGGGATGGTCCAGGCCGGCTTCGACGCGGTGTTCATCGGGCTGGAGACCACGGAGGAGGAGAGCCTGGCGGAGTGTCACAAGCGCCAGAACCTGGGCCGCGACCTGGGCGCCGACGTGCGCCGCATCCAGCGCGCCGGGCTCCAGGTCCAGGGCGGCTTCATTGTCGGCTTCGACCACGACGGGGCGGGGATCTTCAAGCGCCAGCTCGACTTCATCCAGCGCAGCGGCATCGTGACGGCCATGGTGGGCCTGCTGCAGGCGCCGCCCGGCACGCGCCTGCACGAGCGCCTGAGCGCCGAGGGCCGGCTGACCGAGCGCGACTGGGGCGACAACGCCGACGGCGGCACCAACATCGTGCCGCGGATGGATCTCTCCCTGCTGCGCGCGGGCTACTTCAGCCTGATGCGCCGACTCTACACGCCCTCGGTCTACTACGCGCGGATCCGCGGTTTCCTGCGCGAATACCGCCCGGCCGGCGTGCGCGCGCCGCTGGACCGCGACCGGCTCACGGCCTTCCTGCGCAGCCTTTGGCGGCTGGGCGTGCTGGGCCGGGAGCGCTTCCACTACTGGCGCCTGCTGCAGTGGACCCTGCTCCATCGACCGCGCTCGCTGCAGATGGCCGTGACCCTGGCCATCTACGGCCGGCACTTCCGCCGGGTCTGCGAACTGCACTTGAAGGGGTGA
- a CDS encoding ABC transporter permease translates to MKRRWLPPLLVLAGGLLLWEGLVASFQPPAYLLPAPHQVALAAFRHAPALLGATAWTALAAAGGFLLSMSLGLLIALLFSQSETLRRGCYPYAIFLQTVPIVAVAPLIIIWFGTGMGSVVLVSFIISLFPVITNGTAGLLRVDPALLDLFRLYRASRLQVLLRLRLPHAVPYLVAAARISSGLSVIGAIVGEFFAGYGSGRQGLGYLITLTSGQLKTEYLFACVLASAGLGLVIFWSVGRVGDTVLRKWQEER, encoded by the coding sequence GTGAAGCGGCGCTGGCTGCCTCCGCTCCTCGTGCTCGCGGGAGGCCTGCTCCTCTGGGAGGGCCTGGTGGCGAGCTTCCAACCGCCCGCGTATCTGCTGCCCGCCCCGCACCAGGTGGCGCTGGCGGCCTTCCGGCACGCGCCCGCACTGCTCGGCGCCACGGCCTGGACCGCGCTGGCGGCGGCGGGCGGCTTCCTGCTCAGCATGTCCCTGGGCCTGCTCATCGCCCTGCTCTTCTCCCAGTCGGAGACCCTGCGCCGCGGCTGCTATCCCTACGCCATCTTCCTGCAGACCGTCCCCATCGTCGCCGTCGCGCCACTGATCATCATCTGGTTCGGCACCGGCATGGGCAGCGTCGTGCTGGTCTCCTTCATCATCAGCCTGTTTCCGGTGATCACCAACGGCACGGCGGGCCTATTGCGCGTGGACCCCGCGCTGCTCGACCTGTTCCGCCTCTACCGGGCCTCGCGCCTGCAGGTGCTTTTGCGCCTGCGCCTGCCGCACGCCGTGCCCTATCTGGTCGCGGCGGCGCGGATCTCCAGCGGCCTGTCGGTGATCGGCGCCATCGTCGGCGAGTTCTTCGCGGGCTACGGTTCGGGCCGCCAGGGGCTGGGCTACCTGATCACCCTGACCTCCGGACAACTCAAGACCGAGTACCTCTTCGCCTGCGTGCTGGCTTCCGCCGGCCTGGGCCTGGTGATCTTCTGGTCGGTGGGCCGGGTGGGCGACACCGTGTTGCGCAAATGGCAGGAGGAACGATGA
- a CDS encoding endonuclease/exonuclease/phosphatase family protein, with amino-acid sequence MHTRRLMTARRLALGLLLFLTTGAGAEPLRVVTLNLQGMRPDSNWQVRLFFIVQRLVELDPDVICLQEVCETLDGGGADNQARSIAQALQAAHGGDYTWSFQPTHVGWELFNEGVGLVSRLPVLESGYQSLTPGTFPRKVVWHRLQAEDGELQVFSTHLDHLSDAVRRVQAGQVQDYVLETLAAHPGSAAVLGGDFNATPESAPIRLFTQGDPDSLFADAWASLHPGENGWTMPAEAPTARIDYLFSRREGQPWLPDSCRRELTTPYDGTHFPSDHFAVLADYTLESSALGGANTRPGRPELLAPYPNPFNPALRIPLELARPGAARLSIHDLLGREVACLHEGGLPAGIREIVWSPAGLAGGLYLVVLRRETGVEARRALYLP; translated from the coding sequence ATGCACACGCGCCGCCTCATGACCGCCCGTCGGCTGGCCCTGGGCCTGCTGCTGTTCTTGACCACCGGAGCCGGGGCCGAGCCCCTGCGGGTGGTGACCCTCAACCTGCAGGGCATGCGGCCCGACAGCAACTGGCAGGTGCGCCTGTTCTTCATCGTGCAGCGGCTGGTGGAGCTGGACCCCGACGTGATTTGCCTGCAGGAGGTCTGCGAGACCCTGGACGGCGGCGGCGCGGACAACCAGGCCCGCAGCATCGCGCAAGCGCTGCAGGCCGCGCACGGCGGCGACTACACGTGGAGTTTCCAACCGACGCACGTGGGTTGGGAGTTGTTCAACGAGGGGGTGGGGTTGGTGAGCCGCCTGCCCGTGCTGGAGAGCGGGTACCAGTCCCTGACTCCGGGCACCTTTCCCCGCAAAGTGGTCTGGCACCGCCTGCAGGCGGAGGACGGCGAGCTGCAGGTCTTCTCCACGCACCTGGACCACCTTTCCGACGCCGTACGGCGGGTGCAGGCCGGCCAGGTGCAGGACTACGTGCTGGAGACGCTGGCCGCCCACCCGGGCAGCGCGGCCGTGCTGGGCGGCGATTTCAACGCCACCCCGGAGAGCGCGCCCATCCGGCTCTTCACCCAGGGCGATCCGGACAGCCTGTTCGCCGACGCCTGGGCCAGCCTGCATCCTGGCGAGAACGGCTGGACCATGCCCGCCGAGGCGCCCACGGCGCGCATCGATTACCTCTTCTCCCGACGGGAGGGCCAGCCTTGGCTGCCCGACAGCTGCCGGCGCGAGCTGACCACGCCCTACGACGGCACGCACTTCCCCTCGGACCACTTCGCCGTGCTGGCCGACTACACGCTGGAGTCCAGCGCGCTGGGCGGGGCGAACACGCGGCCCGGGCGGCCGGAACTGCTCGCCCCCTACCCCAATCCATTCAATCCCGCGCTGCGGATTCCCCTCGAGCTGGCGCGGCCGGGGGCGGCGCGCCTCTCCATCCACGACCTACTGGGGCGCGAGGTGGCCTGCCTGCACGAAGGCGGGCTGCCGGCCGGAATCCGGGAGATCGTCTGGTCGCCCGCCGGGCTGGCCGGAGGGTTGTACCTGGTCGTGCTGCGCCGGGAGACGGGCGTCGAGGCCCGGCGCGCCCTCTACCTGCCCTGA
- a CDS encoding glycosidase, which yields MAASLRTHPTPILSRGDIPAFQPDLMDVSSVFNPGALRHGDEDVLLLRVQDRGRRTHLLPARTRDGHVIRVEPRDLTPPADLLPGRVLHHVYDPRLSWLDGCCHLLAAVDLEEGCRLLLGRWPEFGELQWLGLTGADDQRNGVLFPRRLAGEALRLTRPNRPGRPGDPPSGSEIWLERSRDLLDWTPVACVARGRFHYWDELIGPGPPPVETEAGWLCVYHGVATHFAAANIYQAGVLLLDREDPARVLGRSRLNILEPRRPWECVGQVGNVVFPSGLTVDVDAAGRASLAAPFRLYYGAADTCVGLAEGRLQDLLDACEPV from the coding sequence ATGGCGGCCAGTCTGCGCACCCACCCGACCCCCATCCTGTCCCGCGGGGACATTCCGGCATTTCAGCCTGATCTGATGGACGTGAGCAGCGTCTTCAACCCGGGCGCGCTGCGCCACGGGGACGAGGACGTCCTGCTGCTGCGCGTGCAGGACCGCGGCCGGCGCACGCACCTGCTGCCCGCCCGCACCCGGGACGGCCACGTCATCCGCGTGGAGCCCCGGGACCTGACACCTCCCGCCGACTTGCTGCCCGGCCGCGTGCTGCACCATGTCTACGATCCGCGCCTGAGCTGGCTGGACGGCTGTTGCCACCTGCTGGCCGCCGTGGATCTGGAGGAGGGCTGCCGCCTGCTGCTGGGCCGCTGGCCGGAGTTCGGCGAGCTGCAGTGGCTGGGCCTGACTGGCGCGGACGACCAGCGCAACGGCGTGCTCTTCCCGCGTCGGCTGGCCGGTGAGGCCCTGCGTCTCACGCGGCCCAACCGCCCGGGACGGCCCGGCGATCCCCCCAGCGGCAGCGAGATCTGGCTCGAGCGCTCCCGCGACCTGCTGGATTGGACGCCCGTGGCCTGCGTGGCCCGCGGTCGTTTCCACTACTGGGATGAACTCATCGGCCCGGGCCCGCCGCCGGTGGAGACGGAGGCCGGCTGGCTCTGCGTCTACCACGGCGTGGCCACCCATTTCGCCGCCGCCAACATCTACCAGGCGGGCGTCCTGCTCCTGGACCGTGAAGATCCGGCGCGCGTGCTGGGGCGCAGCCGGCTGAACATCCTGGAGCCGCGCCGCCCGTGGGAGTGCGTGGGCCAGGTGGGCAACGTGGTCTTTCCCAGCGGCCTGACTGTCGACGTGGATGCCGCGGGGCGGGCTTCCCTGGCGGCCCCCTTCCGCTTGTATTACGGCGCGGCGGACACCTGCGTGGGGCTGGCCGAGGGCCGCCTCCAGGATCTGCTGGACGCCTGCGAGCCTGTGTAG
- a CDS encoding PDZ domain-containing protein translates to MAAKRDPGFSLLRRVASVALAGLVLLLVRGAGAAGGVSLPGPAATELVAELMAAPVGRFLLPEALPDWRELAAAARAWHPGQAPERSVWIRDTLVCQDGVSRHFFYRLPADYDPNHPAPLLLDLHGGVSREKLLDLGDGDFPEGYLSRWATERGLILVVPTGQRGATWWDEIGARHLLRILRTLKSRLAVDHERVYVTGFSDGGSGSYFLAQFHPTDFAAFLPQCGHPGCDNWGEPRRQAYFVNLRNRPVYAINNGQDGLYPAARIHGYLLPAWEADADLRFHSYPDYGHRPDYWEAEQERMGAFLDGACRDPLRPRLTLEGADPVRCDWLEILAVDTTGRFPGEWTDWNSRTVSDRVVVGFQPDESFQGKGYRVATVMADSTLPAARLGLRAGDTITALGAHKVVSEATFREAVRRFQAGDSFTLEILREGRRLRLSDRFNPPQFGWLHDRTRPSLRVEASLADNRFDLRASGPGRVALWLDPRVIDFGREVTVYLEGREILRRQLEPDARLLLEELDRQRDPTRLVAGRLEIDLEAARTW, encoded by the coding sequence ATGGCAGCCAAACGCGATCCGGGGTTCAGCTTGCTCAGGCGGGTTGCGAGCGTCGCGCTGGCGGGACTCGTCCTGCTGCTGGTTCGGGGTGCGGGAGCTGCTGGCGGAGTTTCCCTCCCGGGGCCCGCTGCCACAGAGTTGGTGGCGGAGCTGATGGCCGCGCCGGTGGGCCGCTTCCTCCTGCCCGAGGCGCTGCCGGACTGGCGCGAGCTGGCCGCCGCCGCCCGGGCCTGGCACCCGGGTCAGGCGCCGGAACGGAGCGTGTGGATTCGTGACACGCTGGTCTGCCAGGACGGCGTGAGCCGGCACTTCTTCTATCGCCTGCCGGCGGACTACGATCCCAACCATCCAGCGCCCCTGCTGCTGGACCTGCACGGCGGCGTGTCACGGGAGAAGCTGCTGGATCTGGGCGACGGAGACTTCCCGGAAGGCTACCTGAGCCGGTGGGCCACGGAGCGGGGCCTGATCCTGGTCGTGCCCACGGGCCAGCGGGGCGCCACCTGGTGGGACGAGATCGGGGCGCGGCACCTGCTGCGCATCCTGCGCACGCTCAAGAGCCGGCTGGCCGTGGACCACGAGCGTGTCTACGTCACCGGCTTCTCCGACGGCGGCAGCGGCTCGTACTTCCTGGCGCAGTTCCACCCCACGGATTTCGCCGCCTTCCTGCCCCAGTGCGGCCACCCGGGTTGCGACAACTGGGGCGAGCCCCGGCGTCAGGCCTATTTCGTCAACCTGCGCAACCGGCCCGTCTACGCCATCAACAACGGCCAGGACGGGCTCTACCCCGCGGCGCGCATCCACGGCTATCTGCTGCCCGCCTGGGAGGCCGACGCCGACCTGCGCTTCCACAGCTACCCGGACTACGGTCATCGCCCGGACTATTGGGAGGCCGAGCAGGAGCGCATGGGCGCCTTCCTGGACGGCGCCTGCCGCGATCCCCTGCGCCCGCGGCTCACGCTGGAAGGCGCCGACCCCGTGCGCTGCGACTGGCTGGAGATCCTGGCAGTGGATACGACTGGGCGCTTTCCGGGCGAGTGGACGGACTGGAATTCGCGCACGGTGAGCGACCGAGTGGTGGTGGGCTTCCAGCCGGACGAATCCTTCCAGGGGAAAGGCTACCGGGTGGCGACCGTGATGGCGGATTCCACGCTGCCCGCGGCGCGCCTCGGGCTGCGGGCCGGGGACACGATCACGGCGCTGGGCGCGCACAAGGTGGTGAGCGAGGCGACCTTCCGGGAGGCCGTGCGCCGCTTCCAGGCCGGCGACTCCTTCACCTTGGAGATCCTGCGGGAGGGCCGGCGCCTGCGCCTCTCCGACCGCTTCAACCCGCCGCAGTTCGGCTGGCTGCACGACCGCACGCGTCCCTCATTGCGCGTGGAGGCCAGTCTGGCGGACAACCGCTTCGATCTGCGCGCCTCCGGCCCGGGCCGCGTGGCGCTCTGGCTGGATCCCCGCGTCATTGACTTCGGCCGCGAGGTGACGGTCTATCTGGAAGGGCGCGAGATCCTGCGCCGCCAGCTGGAGCCGGATGCGCGCCTTCTGCTGGAGGAGCTGGACCGCCAGCGCGATCCCACTCGCTTGGTGGCGGGCCGGCTGGAGATCGACCTGGAGGCGGCGCGGACCTGGTAG
- a CDS encoding carbohydrate-binding family 9-like protein: MSSGWNPARGLLLLALGASPGWAEFPVPEAPFAPRSYECRWTDTAPRVDGRPDEPCWAAAPWTEDFVDIRGGDWPAPPLRARARLLWDATHLFVAAELQEPDLWATYDRHDMVVYHEHDFELFLDPDGDNHHYYELEINALGTVWDLLLTAPYRDDGCAVDSWEIPGLQSAVSLDGTLNNPSDRDQGWTVELALPWAVLEETARRPAPPRPGDAWRLNFSRVEWHLDVVDGAYHKRVDPVTSTPLPEENWVWSPQGLVAMHYPERWGLLRFQGPAAADAGESPEWTLDELTAGEALMQVYYAQRRELEEHGICSDAPVGRGLTPAPGWTPVVLRSAGVRFTAHTQRADGLLLEVDERGRLSRRKLETRP; this comes from the coding sequence ATGAGCAGCGGCTGGAACCCAGCGCGCGGACTCCTGCTGCTGGCCTTGGGCGCAAGCCCGGGCTGGGCGGAGTTTCCCGTGCCGGAGGCGCCCTTCGCGCCCCGGAGCTACGAGTGCCGCTGGACGGACACGGCGCCCCGCGTGGACGGCCGGCCGGATGAGCCCTGCTGGGCGGCCGCGCCCTGGACAGAGGACTTCGTGGACATCCGCGGCGGCGATTGGCCGGCGCCGCCGCTGCGCGCGCGGGCGCGCCTGCTCTGGGATGCCACTCATCTTTTCGTGGCCGCCGAGCTGCAGGAACCGGATCTCTGGGCGACCTACGATCGGCACGACATGGTGGTCTACCACGAGCACGATTTCGAGCTCTTCCTCGATCCCGACGGCGACAATCACCACTACTACGAACTGGAGATCAACGCGCTGGGCACGGTCTGGGACCTGCTGCTCACGGCTCCCTACCGCGACGACGGCTGCGCCGTGGACAGCTGGGAGATTCCCGGCCTGCAGTCCGCCGTCTCCCTGGACGGCACCCTGAACAACCCGTCCGACCGCGACCAGGGCTGGACCGTGGAACTGGCCCTGCCCTGGGCCGTGCTCGAGGAGACGGCCCGCCGCCCGGCCCCGCCCCGTCCGGGGGATGCCTGGCGTCTGAACTTCTCGCGCGTGGAATGGCACTTGGACGTGGTGGACGGGGCGTATCACAAGCGGGTGGATCCTGTCACGAGCACGCCTCTGCCCGAAGAGAATTGGGTCTGGTCGCCCCAGGGGCTGGTGGCCATGCACTACCCGGAGCGCTGGGGCCTGCTTCGCTTCCAGGGCCCGGCCGCTGCTGACGCGGGGGAGTCGCCGGAGTGGACGCTGGACGAGCTGACCGCCGGCGAGGCACTGATGCAAGTGTATTACGCCCAACGCCGCGAGCTGGAGGAGCACGGCATTTGTTCGGATGCGCCGGTGGGCCGTGGGCTCACTCCGGCGCCGGGCTGGACTCCCGTGGTGCTGAGGTCCGCAGGTGTCCGTTTCACGGCACATACACAACGGGCAGATGGTCTGCTCCTGGAAGTGGATGAACGGGGCCGCCTGAGCCGCCGCAAGCTGGAGACCCGCCCATGA